A region from the Streptomyces sp. 3214.6 genome encodes:
- a CDS encoding amino acid ABC transporter ATP-binding protein, with the protein MTPSPLVEARNVRKHFGAHHVLKGIDLEVRRGEVMCLLGPSGSGKSTFLRCINHLEKVDGGRIYVDGELMGYEEYPSRKGRAREMKPKQIAVQRRSIGMVFQRFNLFPHLTALENITEAPIGVARHSRADARSRGMELLRRVGLTDHAGAYPAHLSGGQQQRVAIARALAMEPKLMLFDEPTSALDPELVGDVLSVMRDLAKSGMTMIVVTHEIGFAREVADQVVFMDDGIVVESGAPSRVIDDPRHERTRAFLDSVL; encoded by the coding sequence ATGACCCCGAGCCCGTTGGTCGAGGCCAGAAACGTACGCAAACACTTCGGCGCCCACCACGTGCTCAAGGGCATCGACCTCGAAGTCCGGCGCGGGGAGGTGATGTGTCTGCTCGGGCCGTCGGGCTCGGGCAAGTCGACCTTCCTGCGCTGCATCAACCACCTGGAGAAGGTCGACGGCGGCCGTATCTATGTCGACGGCGAGTTGATGGGCTACGAGGAGTACCCCTCTCGTAAGGGGCGTGCCCGGGAGATGAAGCCGAAGCAGATCGCGGTTCAGCGCCGCAGCATCGGCATGGTCTTCCAGCGGTTCAACCTGTTCCCCCACCTCACGGCCCTGGAGAACATCACCGAGGCCCCGATCGGAGTGGCCCGCCACAGCCGCGCGGACGCCCGGTCGCGCGGCATGGAACTGCTGCGGCGGGTCGGCCTCACCGACCACGCCGGCGCCTATCCGGCCCATCTGTCAGGAGGCCAGCAGCAAAGGGTCGCCATCGCACGCGCGCTTGCCATGGAACCGAAGCTGATGCTCTTCGACGAGCCGACCTCCGCGCTGGACCCCGAACTCGTCGGTGACGTGCTGAGCGTGATGCGCGACCTCGCGAAGAGCGGAATGACGATGATCGTCGTCACCCATGAGATCGGCTTCGCCCGCGAGGTGGCGGACCAGGTGGTCTTCATGGACGACGGCATCGTCGTCGAGTCCGGCGCGCCGTCCCGTGTCATCGACGATCCGCGGCACGAGCGCACGAGGGCATTCCTCGACAGCGTCCTTTAG
- a CDS encoding WD40 repeat domain-containing protein, translating into MDLLTVGTVDGRPTLLTRDKRKTVRVWDLTTREELHGRSTSEYTSPSIKFFAAVDGRFVGVTGEGRVWDLTASQWMGVQPRQRGALALETLEGRSVILTSHRTEGVHLWDLATGELLAPPLTGHTSGVSAGATGTLDGRPAVVAGGDRTVWMWDASTGQQIGAYAFPSRIRGLTVAPDGRLVVCFGADIAVLTHRY; encoded by the coding sequence GTGGACCTGCTGACGGTCGGGACGGTGGACGGACGGCCTACCCTCCTCACGCGCGACAAGCGCAAGACGGTGCGGGTCTGGGACCTGACCACCCGGGAAGAGCTGCACGGACGGTCGACCAGCGAGTACACCAGCCCGTCCATCAAGTTCTTCGCGGCAGTCGATGGCCGCTTCGTCGGTGTGACCGGGGAAGGCCGCGTCTGGGACCTGACCGCGAGTCAATGGATGGGAGTGCAGCCGCGGCAACGAGGCGCTCTGGCCCTGGAGACGCTGGAAGGCCGCAGCGTCATTCTCACCAGCCACAGGACGGAAGGAGTCCATCTGTGGGACCTGGCCACGGGGGAACTGCTGGCACCGCCGCTGACGGGACACACCAGTGGGGTGTCCGCGGGGGCGACCGGCACGCTGGACGGTCGCCCTGCCGTCGTCGCCGGCGGCGACCGAACCGTGTGGATGTGGGACGCGAGCACAGGGCAGCAGATCGGTGCGTACGCCTTTCCCTCACGGATCAGGGGACTGACGGTCGCGCCCGACGGGCGGCTGGTGGTCTGCTTCGGCGCGGACATAGCGGTCTTGACCCATCGCTACTGA
- a CDS encoding amino acid ABC transporter permease, with translation MTVKSPAGTHDVAAAPRSHPGRWIAAAALVVLCVGWVVSLWSNQNIDHATIADFLFDGRILQGVLLTVGLTACSMLLATALAVALAVMRLSANPVLRVVSWGYTWFFRGTPLLVQIVFWGYLGLLYEKISLGVPFTSVHFFSANTNTIVTPFVAGLLALGMNEAAYASEIVRAGLLSVDHGQVEAAHSLGMSPAYTLRRIIVPQAMRVIIPPMGNETISMLKNTALLQLIAVPELYTRASWISAQNLSQVELLIVASAWYLVLTSVLSVPQYYLERRYGRGAGRSLPTTPWQQARRTATRIRTRVAQVAHTNPRNARTEADS, from the coding sequence ATGACTGTGAAGTCCCCCGCCGGGACACACGACGTGGCCGCCGCGCCCAGGAGCCACCCGGGGCGCTGGATCGCCGCAGCCGCACTGGTCGTCCTGTGCGTGGGGTGGGTGGTCTCCCTCTGGAGCAACCAGAACATCGACCACGCCACCATCGCCGACTTCCTCTTCGACGGGCGGATCCTCCAAGGCGTCCTGCTCACGGTGGGCCTCACCGCCTGCTCGATGCTGCTGGCGACAGCCCTCGCCGTCGCGCTCGCCGTGATGCGACTCTCCGCGAACCCAGTGCTGCGCGTGGTCTCCTGGGGCTACACGTGGTTCTTCAGGGGCACCCCGCTGCTCGTCCAGATCGTCTTCTGGGGCTATCTCGGCCTGCTGTACGAGAAGATCAGCCTTGGTGTTCCGTTCACCTCGGTCCACTTCTTCTCCGCGAACACCAACACGATCGTGACCCCGTTCGTTGCCGGCCTGCTGGCGCTCGGGATGAACGAAGCCGCCTACGCCTCCGAGATCGTCCGCGCGGGTCTGCTCTCCGTCGACCACGGCCAGGTCGAAGCGGCTCACTCGCTGGGCATGTCACCCGCGTACACCTTGCGGCGCATCATCGTGCCCCAGGCGATGCGGGTGATCATCCCGCCGATGGGCAACGAGACGATCTCGATGCTCAAGAACACCGCCCTGCTCCAGCTGATCGCGGTGCCGGAGCTCTACACGCGAGCGAGCTGGATCTCCGCGCAGAACCTCAGCCAGGTCGAGCTGCTGATCGTCGCGAGCGCCTGGTACCTGGTCCTCACCTCGGTGCTGTCCGTACCTCAGTACTACCTCGAACGCCGTTACGGCCGCGGTGCGGGCCGCAGCCTGCCCACCACGCCTTGGCAGCAGGCCCGGCGCACGGCCACGCGGATCCGGACCCGCGTTGCACAGGTCGCTCACACCAATCCCCGGAACGCCAGGACGGAGGCGGACTCATGA
- a CDS encoding outer membrane protein assembly factor BamB family protein, with protein MAGVEVGDRTLWRVPGGGMLYRTPAMADGTVYVGRDHGLIALDAASGEQRRERPFGDPTWSTPAAVDGTVYMGSNGWYLWAVDAATGEERWKQETGAARQSSPAVADGTVYIGSRDDFLYAVHT; from the coding sequence ATGGCTGGTGTCGAGGTGGGTGACAGAACGCTGTGGAGGGTGCCCGGCGGGGGCATGCTCTACCGGACGCCGGCGATGGCCGACGGCACCGTCTATGTCGGCCGTGACCATGGCCTGATCGCACTGGACGCCGCCAGCGGTGAACAGCGGCGGGAGCGCCCCTTCGGCGATCCAACGTGGTCCACGCCCGCGGCCGTCGACGGGACGGTGTACATGGGCAGCAACGGCTGGTACCTGTGGGCCGTGGACGCGGCCACCGGGGAGGAACGCTGGAAGCAGGAGACCGGAGCCGCTCGCCAGTCGTCGCCGGCGGTGGCGGACGGGACCGTGTACATCGGCAGCCGGGACGATTTCCTGTACGCGGTTCACACCTGA
- a CDS encoding ABC transporter substrate-binding protein yields MARTHLVTAVAATTMAMLLTACSGGGATDGSATDGGKAAAAPVAADAAVAKLLPARFKNGINVASGVYAPMEMLDSQQKFTGFDYDLGQALGAKLDVPFTFTNQAFDSIIPSLQSGKHEIIMYGMNDTPARQKSLYFVDYFHAGMDIIVKKGNPEKIRSVLDLCGKSVTVAKATTQADLMRAQAPSCKAAGKKPITVVELPTEGDSLVAVRAGKGTADVLDAAVAEYTARTAGNGKQFEVVHDAAHPTGYAPVFTGIGVLRKDHDLVLALQAALTAVIEDGTYGKILTKYGLSSYGVTTAKINAG; encoded by the coding sequence ATGGCCAGAACTCATCTCGTCACCGCCGTTGCCGCGACGACCATGGCAATGCTCCTCACCGCCTGTAGCGGCGGGGGCGCGACCGACGGCTCCGCGACGGACGGGGGCAAGGCGGCTGCCGCACCGGTCGCCGCCGATGCGGCGGTCGCAAAGCTGCTGCCCGCACGCTTCAAGAACGGGATCAACGTGGCCAGCGGCGTCTACGCGCCGATGGAAATGCTCGACTCCCAGCAGAAGTTCACCGGATTCGACTACGACCTGGGGCAGGCGCTCGGAGCCAAGCTCGACGTCCCCTTCACCTTCACCAATCAGGCGTTCGACAGCATCATCCCGTCGCTCCAGTCCGGCAAGCACGAGATCATCATGTACGGGATGAACGACACCCCGGCACGGCAGAAGAGCCTGTACTTCGTCGACTACTTCCACGCCGGCATGGACATCATCGTGAAGAAGGGCAACCCCGAGAAGATCCGCAGCGTGCTGGACCTGTGCGGCAAGTCCGTCACGGTCGCCAAGGCCACCACACAGGCCGACCTCATGAGGGCGCAGGCCCCGAGCTGCAAGGCCGCCGGCAAGAAGCCGATCACCGTGGTCGAGCTGCCCACCGAGGGCGACTCCCTGGTCGCCGTCCGCGCGGGCAAGGGCACCGCCGACGTCCTCGACGCGGCGGTCGCCGAGTACACCGCCCGGACGGCCGGCAACGGCAAGCAGTTCGAGGTCGTCCACGACGCCGCGCACCCCACCGGCTACGCACCGGTCTTCACCGGCATCGGAGTTCTCCGCAAGGACCACGACCTCGTCCTGGCCCTCCAGGCGGCGCTGACCGCGGTTATCGAGGACGGCACGTACGGCAAGATCCTGACGAAGTACGGTCTGTCGTCGTACGGCGTCACCACTGCGAAGATCAACGCCGGATGA
- a CDS encoding PucR family transcriptional regulator — MSLSDRPNSRIFTVRHLVDSIGAPILNALTALTAPGALAQAVRGTVLHDPADPLPPGRDQVLLMPGLLADQPAAAELVREAARLGYSAMVVKLRGAKGTGLVTEAESSGLTLLAAADEVSWRHLDALLLSVLGSQGVGGGSAADSGDGLFALANAVSAVVGGSVAIEDLDRRVMAYSSSPDQRIDSLRREGILSRRVPEIDHNLERYRVLLGSEGVVRFPEALGALPRAAITIRAGAQPLGTIWAIESPGGIGADGERALIDCARLAALHILRNRNASELELQKRESALLGALEGLWPTNETSFRLSIPPGAELGLVGFAASADARGLLALTAHLGHALTRYVVPVRPDASIATTSRAIYVLLPGGGSVAATRLAKGALTSIRGSCGDVVRAAIAPADPDPASLPAMRRETDDILRVTIAHPDAPPVATLDDVRARLLLARVGDELSHEPRLKHPGVALMAAHDTENGTDFVASILAWLEAVGNVAEAAARLGVHTNTLRYRLRRTGELFGLPLEQPDDRLAVWLQLRLLQR; from the coding sequence ATGTCGCTGTCCGATCGGCCAAACAGCAGGATCTTTACCGTCCGTCACCTCGTCGACAGCATCGGAGCGCCGATCCTCAATGCGCTGACCGCGCTGACCGCGCCGGGCGCGCTGGCACAGGCGGTGCGGGGCACCGTTCTCCACGACCCCGCCGACCCGCTGCCCCCCGGGCGTGACCAGGTACTGCTGATGCCGGGGCTGCTGGCCGATCAGCCCGCGGCAGCCGAACTCGTACGGGAAGCGGCCCGCCTCGGGTACAGCGCCATGGTCGTCAAGCTGAGGGGGGCGAAGGGCACCGGGCTGGTCACCGAGGCCGAGAGCAGCGGCCTCACCCTGCTGGCGGCGGCAGACGAGGTCTCCTGGCGCCACCTCGACGCGTTGCTGCTCTCCGTCCTGGGGTCGCAAGGCGTCGGCGGCGGATCGGCGGCGGACAGCGGAGACGGCCTTTTCGCTCTGGCGAACGCAGTCAGCGCCGTCGTCGGCGGGTCCGTGGCGATCGAGGACCTGGACCGACGGGTAATGGCCTACTCGTCATCTCCCGATCAGCGCATCGACTCCCTGCGCCGCGAAGGAATTCTCAGCCGCCGGGTCCCGGAGATCGACCACAATTTGGAGCGTTATCGCGTCCTGCTCGGCTCCGAAGGCGTGGTCCGCTTCCCCGAGGCCCTCGGCGCCCTGCCACGAGCAGCCATCACCATCAGGGCCGGCGCCCAGCCTCTCGGCACCATCTGGGCGATCGAAAGCCCCGGCGGCATCGGCGCCGACGGAGAACGAGCTCTGATCGACTGCGCACGACTGGCCGCACTGCACATTCTCCGCAACCGCAACGCGAGCGAACTCGAACTCCAAAAACGCGAGAGCGCGCTCCTGGGCGCGTTGGAGGGCCTGTGGCCCACCAACGAGACCAGCTTCCGTCTGTCCATCCCGCCAGGAGCCGAACTCGGCCTTGTCGGATTCGCGGCCTCCGCCGACGCCAGGGGTCTCCTCGCCCTGACAGCCCACCTCGGGCACGCCCTGACCCGCTACGTCGTGCCCGTTCGCCCCGACGCGAGCATCGCCACGACATCCCGCGCCATCTACGTCCTGCTGCCCGGCGGCGGCTCCGTGGCCGCGACCCGCCTCGCCAAAGGCGCGCTCACCTCGATCCGCGGCTCGTGCGGCGACGTCGTACGCGCGGCAATCGCCCCTGCTGACCCGGATCCGGCAAGTCTGCCCGCGATGCGCCGCGAGACAGACGACATTCTCCGCGTGACCATCGCCCACCCGGACGCACCGCCCGTCGCCACCCTCGACGACGTGCGCGCACGGCTCCTGCTGGCCCGCGTCGGCGACGAACTCAGCCACGAACCACGCCTGAAACACCCCGGTGTCGCCCTGATGGCCGCTCATGACACCGAGAACGGAACGGACTTCGTCGCCTCGATCCTCGCCTGGCTGGAAGCGGTGGGCAACGTCGCCGAAGCCGCGGCACGCCTGGGCGTGCACACGAACACCCTCCGCTACCGCCTGCGGCGCACCGGCGAACTCTTCGGCCTGCCCCTGGAACAGCCCGACGACCGACTCGCGGTGTGGCTCCAACTGCGCCTTCTCCAGCGCTGA
- a CDS encoding gamma-glutamyl-gamma-aminobutyrate hydrolase family protein, with translation MSDNAHRPLIAVTVGRDLPDRPSVLRLTENSVRVLTNAGAIPIVIVPGIDIAAVQYVMERVDGLLLPGGIGAPDPHPRQFGEDPRPETVIDADLDALEIAAIHRAVRLGMPVLGICRGCQILNVALGGSLIQHLEPGDVSHLPDLPLDAEAHELRLEDGSRLAGLSGARLLRVNSLHHQAIARPAPALRVVGRAEDGIVEAVESADPDRWITGVQYHPEELTGQPAHRRLFEDFISWSARYAADRDQERTVSA, from the coding sequence GTGTCTGACAATGCCCATCGGCCCCTGATCGCGGTGACGGTCGGCCGGGACCTGCCCGACCGTCCATCCGTCCTGAGACTGACGGAGAACTCAGTACGGGTGCTGACCAATGCGGGCGCCATACCCATCGTCATCGTGCCCGGAATCGACATCGCCGCCGTCCAGTACGTGATGGAACGCGTCGACGGCCTGCTGCTGCCCGGCGGAATCGGTGCGCCCGACCCTCACCCCCGCCAATTCGGGGAGGACCCGCGGCCCGAGACAGTCATCGACGCGGACCTCGACGCACTGGAGATCGCCGCCATTCACCGTGCAGTCCGCCTGGGAATGCCCGTACTCGGCATCTGCCGCGGTTGCCAGATCCTCAACGTCGCCCTGGGCGGCAGCCTGATCCAGCACCTGGAGCCGGGCGACGTCTCCCACCTACCGGATCTTCCTCTGGACGCGGAAGCGCATGAACTTCGGCTCGAAGACGGCTCCCGCCTCGCCGGACTGTCCGGAGCACGACTCCTCCGGGTCAACAGCCTGCACCATCAAGCCATCGCCAGGCCCGCACCGGCCCTACGAGTGGTCGGCAGGGCCGAGGACGGCATCGTGGAAGCCGTCGAGTCGGCCGACCCCGACCGGTGGATCACCGGCGTCCAGTACCACCCGGAGGAGCTGACCGGTCAACCTGCCCACCGCAGGCTCTTCGAGGATTTCATCTCGTGGTCTGCCCGGTACGCGGCTGATCGCGACCAGGAAAGGACCGTTTCCGCATGA
- a CDS encoding diaminopimelate decarboxylase, producing the protein MTNSPAGERRERILRAAVRDRLVEPNSATLAAFVDLDGVAASVAALHKAFPDSVNALHTFAAKANCLVPVLAELRNLGMGCEVASPGELAQALAAGFAPEQIVYDSPAKTRSDLRQALELGVAVNADNFQELARIDEILAEAPGATSESAPASRLGVRLNPQVGGGGIAEMSTATATSKFGIALEDDGNRQRLLAAYRERPWLTWVHAHVGSQGCPLELIAQGIAKAVAFADEVNSTCGRRQVIGIDIGGGLPVNFADDETTPGFDDYVATLQTHAPALFTGEYQIVTEFGRSLLAKNGFTAACVEYTKVSGGRPIAITHAGAQIATRTVFMPTAWPLRLTAHGPDGTLKQGEPVPQDIAGPCCFAGDLLAEARPLPLLAEGDIVALLDTGAYYSSTPFHYNSLPDPAVHGVRVDPDGHVHFRPLRQAETLDDVLARTGH; encoded by the coding sequence ATGACGAACTCCCCAGCAGGCGAGCGGCGCGAACGCATCCTGCGTGCGGCCGTGCGGGATCGTCTCGTCGAACCCAACAGCGCCACCCTGGCCGCCTTCGTCGACCTCGACGGCGTGGCGGCGAGTGTCGCGGCACTGCACAAGGCGTTTCCGGACTCGGTGAACGCCCTGCACACCTTCGCGGCGAAGGCGAACTGTCTGGTGCCGGTACTGGCGGAGTTGCGCAACCTCGGCATGGGCTGCGAGGTGGCCAGTCCGGGAGAGCTCGCGCAGGCGCTGGCCGCCGGCTTCGCGCCGGAACAGATCGTCTACGACTCGCCCGCGAAGACCCGCTCCGACCTTCGCCAGGCCCTTGAACTGGGCGTCGCGGTCAACGCGGACAATTTCCAGGAACTCGCCCGCATCGACGAGATCCTCGCGGAGGCCCCCGGCGCCACCTCCGAGTCCGCCCCCGCCTCCCGGCTCGGCGTCCGCCTCAATCCCCAGGTCGGTGGCGGTGGAATCGCAGAGATGAGCACGGCCACCGCGACCTCGAAATTCGGCATCGCGCTGGAAGACGACGGAAATCGGCAGCGGCTCCTTGCCGCCTACCGTGAACGGCCATGGCTGACATGGGTCCACGCGCACGTCGGATCGCAGGGCTGCCCGCTCGAACTGATCGCCCAGGGCATCGCGAAGGCCGTGGCCTTCGCCGACGAGGTCAACTCAACCTGTGGCCGACGCCAAGTGATCGGCATCGACATCGGCGGCGGACTCCCCGTCAACTTCGCCGACGACGAGACGACCCCCGGCTTCGACGACTACGTCGCCACTCTCCAGACTCATGCCCCGGCCCTGTTCACCGGCGAATACCAGATCGTCACCGAGTTCGGACGATCCCTGCTGGCCAAGAACGGCTTCACCGCCGCCTGCGTGGAATACACCAAGGTCTCCGGCGGACGCCCGATCGCAATCACCCACGCCGGTGCCCAGATCGCCACCCGGACCGTGTTCATGCCGACCGCCTGGCCCCTGCGCCTCACCGCCCACGGCCCCGACGGGACCCTGAAGCAAGGCGAACCCGTGCCCCAGGACATCGCGGGCCCCTGCTGCTTCGCCGGCGACCTGCTCGCCGAGGCCCGCCCGCTGCCCCTGCTCGCCGAGGGCGACATCGTCGCCCTCCTGGACACCGGCGCGTACTACTCCTCCACCCCGTTCCACTACAACAGCCTGCCCGACCCCGCCGTCCACGGAGTGCGCGTCGATCCCGACGGCCACGTCCACTTCAGGCCCCTCCGACAGGCTGAGACCCTCGACGATGTCCTCGCACGAACCGGCCACTGA
- a CDS encoding WD40 repeat domain-containing protein codes for MTDPGWLVHGDPEVILAGLDGAASQEEELLAAAVYRASGHVHRDAHAGVRRQVLALDAARFGNRELAGNIAKVAVRQEMDDPWVVQWATGGDLDSRLRYALPVPAKVGVLATVVVEGRGLAVAGCEDGTLHRWDLATGSRLGRAVSAHTSAVGALATAVLDGRPVAVTSGYDKTVRVWDLAGGGLLGACHVDDDSWVKSLATGLVGGRPVVVGACVDDVVRVWDLATLSQHSEPLTMHTGFVSALATAVLYGHPVAVTSHSKELGATDLITGEETVRVWDLVTGREFAALGNPPEGPPVLADQAYDRTMEDGGDGDGEIGRCASLDINAKAHFLVTDPASECPMAVSANAYEVHVWNLATREQAGEPVAAMPVETAAVLVLHDRPAALVAYAHGPVEVWDLSTLRHLRPPLTGHEAAVRGAVTAVLNRRHLAVTGSDDGSVRIWDLDGEAETGNRLTGNAGPVRGVATAVVDGSHVVVTGGSDTEVRFWDLDGKGQLSEPLPPTPPPWTC; via the coding sequence TTGACCGATCCTGGATGGCTGGTGCACGGCGACCCGGAGGTGATCCTCGCGGGCCTGGACGGCGCTGCCTCGCAGGAGGAGGAGCTGCTGGCGGCCGCGGTGTACCGGGCGTCGGGGCATGTGCACCGTGATGCCCATGCGGGGGTGCGGCGGCAGGTACTGGCGCTGGACGCCGCCCGGTTTGGGAACCGGGAGCTGGCGGGAAACATCGCCAAGGTCGCAGTCCGCCAGGAAATGGATGACCCCTGGGTCGTACAGTGGGCGACCGGCGGCGACCTGGACTCCCGGCTGCGGTACGCGTTGCCTGTACCGGCCAAGGTGGGTGTGTTGGCGACCGTGGTCGTGGAGGGCCGTGGTCTCGCTGTCGCCGGTTGCGAGGACGGCACGCTGCACAGGTGGGATCTGGCGACGGGCAGCCGACTCGGCAGGGCCGTGTCCGCTCACACCAGCGCCGTAGGGGCTCTGGCAACAGCGGTGCTGGACGGTCGTCCCGTCGCCGTCACCAGCGGCTACGACAAAACCGTTCGGGTGTGGGACCTGGCGGGGGGAGGACTGCTCGGTGCGTGCCACGTCGACGATGATTCCTGGGTGAAATCGCTTGCCACGGGACTGGTCGGGGGCCGGCCGGTCGTGGTCGGCGCCTGCGTCGACGACGTGGTGAGAGTGTGGGATCTGGCCACCCTCTCCCAGCACAGTGAGCCGTTGACCATGCACACCGGCTTTGTGTCCGCTCTGGCGACGGCGGTGCTGTACGGCCATCCCGTCGCTGTCACCAGCCACTCCAAGGAACTTGGGGCGACGGACCTGATCACGGGGGAGGAAACCGTCCGGGTGTGGGACCTGGTCACGGGAAGGGAGTTCGCCGCCCTCGGCAACCCTCCCGAGGGGCCTCCCGTGCTCGCGGACCAGGCATACGACCGGACGATGGAAGACGGCGGTGACGGCGATGGGGAGATAGGGCGCTGCGCCAGTCTGGACATCAACGCCAAGGCGCACTTTCTGGTGACCGATCCGGCGTCCGAGTGCCCGATGGCCGTCAGTGCCAACGCCTACGAGGTGCACGTCTGGAACCTGGCCACGCGCGAGCAGGCCGGTGAGCCCGTCGCGGCCATGCCCGTGGAAACTGCGGCCGTGCTGGTGCTCCACGACCGCCCCGCCGCCCTCGTCGCATACGCCCATGGGCCGGTCGAGGTGTGGGATCTGTCCACCCTCCGGCATCTGCGCCCGCCGCTGACGGGGCACGAGGCGGCCGTGCGGGGAGCGGTGACGGCGGTGCTGAACAGGCGTCACCTCGCCGTCACCGGCAGCGACGACGGATCGGTTCGGATCTGGGACCTCGACGGTGAAGCGGAGACGGGTAACCGGCTGACCGGTAACGCCGGCCCCGTAAGAGGGGTCGCGACGGCCGTCGTGGACGGCAGTCACGTCGTCGTCACCGGCGGCTCGGACACGGAGGTCCGGTTCTGGGACCTCGACGGCAAGGGACAGCTCAGTGAGCCCCTGCCCCCCACACCACCGCCGTGGACCTGCTGA
- a CDS encoding WD40 repeat domain-containing protein produces the protein MCAATVPDGRTLLVTATPRGAVRLWDPDTGECVGRLNPYGSPIQSIAAVPISAGHTLIAASDTAGRLHVWDPAVDDPWEKGAAVQLSAGALADADHRVAAVAVVPTPDRTVLATGDDRGVVMLWDPATGAPIGDGLPVSTGTAGLPVITATTLHGGRTVLVAGTRHGHRLRMWEPETGAVGHIALDVALTCLATAGPDLIVGHDCGVLSLPLT, from the coding sequence ATGTGTGCCGCGACCGTCCCCGACGGCCGCACCCTGCTCGTCACCGCCACCCCCCGAGGCGCGGTCCGCCTGTGGGATCCGGATACCGGTGAGTGCGTCGGCCGCCTCAACCCCTATGGCAGTCCGATCCAGTCGATCGCCGCCGTCCCGATCTCCGCCGGCCACACGCTGATCGCGGCCTCGGACACCGCCGGCCGCCTTCACGTGTGGGATCCAGCCGTCGACGACCCCTGGGAAAAAGGCGCGGCCGTGCAACTGAGCGCAGGTGCCCTCGCCGATGCCGACCACCGTGTGGCGGCTGTGGCGGTGGTGCCCACACCCGACCGAACGGTGCTGGCCACGGGAGACGACCGCGGCGTGGTCATGCTGTGGGACCCGGCCACTGGTGCCCCGATCGGCGACGGTCTGCCCGTCTCCACTGGCACCGCCGGCCTGCCGGTCATCACCGCCACCACCCTGCACGGCGGCCGCACGGTCCTGGTCGCCGGCACCCGGCACGGTCACCGGCTGCGGATGTGGGAACCAGAGACCGGCGCGGTGGGGCATATCGCCCTGGACGTGGCGCTCACCTGTCTGGCCACAGCGGGCCCGGACCTGATCGTCGGACACGACTGCGGAGTCCTCAGCCTCCCGCTCACATGA